A region from the Arthrobacter gengyunqii genome encodes:
- a CDS encoding CDGSH iron-sulfur domain-containing protein, translating to MVAYPNGPLLVRGDFEIITPDGVPVPRDRGTVALCRCGGSAIKPYCDGTHKLMKFDTARRRPVPGPVLERSRGAGEKADGTENNGSAKDAEDTGGRASS from the coding sequence GTGGTCGCCTATCCCAACGGACCGCTGCTGGTGCGCGGAGACTTTGAAATCATTACGCCCGACGGCGTTCCGGTCCCCCGTGACCGGGGCACGGTGGCCCTTTGCAGGTGCGGCGGGTCCGCCATCAAGCCCTACTGCGACGGAACCCACAAGCTCATGAAGTTCGACACCGCCCGCCGCCGGCCGGTTCCCGGCCCGGTGCTCGAACGCAGCCGCGGCGCCGGCGAAAAGGCAGACGGTACGGAGAACAACGGGTCAGCGAAGGACGCCGAAGACACCGGCGGCAGGGCCTCCTCCTGA
- a CDS encoding iron-containing redox enzyme family protein: MKIPAPRGPVSAALFDRLTAPAGPSTDALTALAETVRRACADTADILRDEDLQLTLFCLYELHYSGLDSVPDALEWHPGLVGLRLQLEEPFEAALRRAVSVPELPEPTSEAVAAELFRMAADDDGPSVSRYVASKATREQLQEFLILRSIYQLKEADPHSWAIPRLPVGRAKAALIEIQADEYGGGRPERMHSHLFAVTMKGLGLETEYGWYLDAVPALTLASSNAMSLFGLNRRLRGAISGHLAAFEMTSSIPNSFYARGFRRLGFDDTVTYYFDEHVEADAVHEQIAARDLAGGLVEAEPDLLADVMFGAATVLTLDALMGEDQLEAWQQDRSALRGQAPAGAAAAALDGLALAAGVTP; encoded by the coding sequence ATGAAAATCCCCGCACCCCGCGGACCTGTCAGTGCCGCCCTGTTTGACCGGCTCACGGCTCCTGCGGGACCGTCCACCGACGCGCTCACGGCCCTGGCTGAAACCGTTCGCCGCGCCTGCGCGGACACTGCCGACATTCTCCGCGACGAAGACCTTCAGCTGACCCTGTTCTGCCTCTACGAGCTGCACTACAGCGGGCTGGACTCAGTGCCGGACGCACTGGAGTGGCATCCCGGCCTCGTGGGCCTGCGCCTGCAGCTGGAAGAGCCTTTCGAGGCGGCGCTCCGCCGCGCCGTTTCCGTTCCCGAGCTCCCGGAGCCCACGTCCGAGGCAGTCGCCGCGGAGCTGTTCCGGATGGCCGCCGACGACGACGGTCCCAGCGTCTCCCGCTACGTCGCCTCCAAGGCCACCCGCGAACAGCTTCAGGAGTTCCTGATCCTGCGCTCCATCTACCAGCTGAAGGAAGCCGACCCCCACAGCTGGGCCATTCCCCGGCTGCCCGTGGGCCGCGCGAAGGCCGCCCTGATCGAAATCCAGGCGGACGAATACGGCGGCGGACGTCCCGAACGCATGCATTCCCACCTCTTCGCGGTCACCATGAAGGGTCTCGGGCTCGAGACAGAGTACGGCTGGTACCTGGACGCCGTGCCCGCGCTGACCCTGGCCTCCTCCAACGCCATGTCCCTGTTCGGCCTGAACCGCCGGCTGCGCGGGGCCATCTCCGGCCATCTTGCAGCCTTTGAGATGACCTCTTCCATTCCAAACTCCTTCTACGCCCGGGGATTCCGCCGGCTCGGTTTCGACGACACCGTCACCTACTATTTCGATGAGCATGTGGAGGCCGACGCCGTCCACGAACAGATTGCCGCGCGGGACTTGGCCGGCGGACTGGTCGAGGCCGAACCGGATCTGCTGGCCGATGTGATGTTTGGTGCCGCAACGGTGTTGACCCTGGACGCCCTGATGGGCGAAGACCAGCTCGAGGCCTGGCAGCAGGACCGCTCAGCCCTTCGCGGGCAGGCGCCCGCGGGAGCGGCCGCAGCCGCCCTGGACGGCCTTGCCCTCGCAGCAGGGGTCACTCCATGA
- a CDS encoding GNAT family N-acetyltransferase: protein MSGRIRDDIEVSKNQDNDRYELRVGGELAGTAEYEEAPDAVALTHTVVREQFRHQGYSSILVKFAAEDIIASGRRIKPYCSYAASYLGKHRELSHHVSWPQEAH, encoded by the coding sequence ATGAGCGGGCGAATCAGGGATGACATTGAGGTCTCCAAGAACCAGGACAATGACCGTTACGAGCTTCGCGTGGGCGGTGAATTGGCCGGCACGGCGGAGTACGAGGAAGCGCCGGATGCGGTGGCATTGACCCACACAGTGGTCCGGGAACAATTCCGGCATCAGGGCTATTCATCAATACTGGTGAAATTCGCCGCGGAAGACATTATTGCGTCGGGGCGGCGGATCAAGCCGTATTGCTCCTACGCTGCGTCATATCTTGGAAAGCACCGGGAGCTGAGTCATCACGTGTCCTGGCCGCAGGAAGCTCACTGA
- a CDS encoding HPr family phosphocarrier protein: protein MPERKATIASRVGLHARPASIFAEAAAEQPVDVTIAMEGEPAEEAMDAASMLSLMSLGASNGDVVVLRADGEGAEDALDALVKILETDLDAS from the coding sequence ATGCCAGAACGCAAAGCGACAATTGCCAGCCGGGTGGGCCTGCACGCTCGTCCCGCGTCCATCTTCGCCGAGGCTGCCGCCGAACAGCCGGTGGACGTCACCATCGCCATGGAGGGCGAGCCTGCTGAGGAAGCGATGGACGCGGCAAGCATGCTCTCGCTGATGAGTCTTGGAGCCTCCAACGGAGACGTGGTGGTGCTGCGCGCCGACGGCGAGGGTGCCGAAGACGCTCTGGACGCTCTCGTCAAGATTCTGGAAACGGACCTCGACGCCTCATAG
- the ptsP gene encoding phosphoenolpyruvate--protein phosphotransferase, with protein MRTIKGIGVSAGRVLGPSLRMPPPVPEPDADATFGAGSTVDGEKARLKDAAEEVRADLRHRAETASGDAKAVLDATAMMATDPMLLKAAGKHINAGMAADRAIWEAGLEVAAMLQSLGGYMAERTQDVLDVRARIVAELDGLPAPGIPASDVPFILVAEELAPADTATLDPAKIIGLVTSGGGPQSHTAILARSLGLPAVVGAAGADSLADGAELYLDGATGTVVVDPGASERESAKKYASRVSLPPFNGTGTTSDGHRVPLLSNVGSGKDAQAAAAAGAEGIGLLRTEFCFLGRDTEPTQEEQVTAYGAVFAAFPGRKVVVRTLDAGADKPLPFLTDATEPNPALGVRGFRTDRSSPGVLGRQLEAIAIAAGAHEADVWVMAPMISTAEEAADFAVQCTGAGLAMPGVMIEVPAAALMAEAVLSRVRFASLGTNDLTQYTMAADRQLGTLATLNDPWQPAVLQLIRRTVEGARAAEAAAEPGQGAPVTKNVGVCGEAAADPALAVVLTGLGVNTLSMTPRALSSVGAVLATVSLPEAQDLASLALSAHTAAEARSTVRSRLPVLEELGL; from the coding sequence ATGCGGACCATCAAGGGAATCGGAGTCAGCGCCGGGCGGGTGCTTGGCCCTTCACTGCGGATGCCGCCTCCGGTGCCCGAGCCCGATGCCGATGCAACCTTCGGAGCAGGCAGCACGGTGGATGGAGAAAAGGCCCGCCTGAAAGATGCCGCCGAGGAAGTCCGGGCGGACCTGCGGCACCGGGCGGAGACAGCCAGCGGAGACGCCAAGGCGGTGCTGGACGCAACGGCCATGATGGCCACGGACCCCATGCTGCTCAAGGCTGCCGGCAAGCACATCAATGCCGGGATGGCCGCAGACCGGGCCATCTGGGAGGCCGGGCTGGAAGTGGCTGCCATGCTGCAGAGCCTGGGCGGTTACATGGCTGAGCGCACCCAGGATGTCCTGGACGTCCGCGCCCGCATCGTGGCCGAGCTCGACGGGCTGCCGGCACCGGGCATTCCCGCTTCCGACGTTCCGTTCATCCTGGTCGCCGAAGAGCTGGCCCCGGCAGACACCGCCACGCTGGACCCGGCCAAAATCATCGGCCTTGTCACGTCGGGCGGCGGCCCGCAGTCCCACACCGCGATTCTGGCCCGCTCCCTGGGCCTGCCTGCAGTGGTGGGCGCCGCGGGAGCTGATTCGCTGGCCGACGGTGCGGAACTCTACCTCGACGGTGCCACCGGCACCGTGGTGGTGGATCCGGGCGCCTCCGAACGGGAATCGGCGAAGAAATACGCCTCGCGGGTTTCCCTGCCGCCTTTCAACGGCACGGGAACGACGTCGGACGGTCACCGTGTTCCCCTCCTCTCCAATGTGGGCTCCGGCAAGGACGCACAGGCAGCGGCGGCAGCCGGGGCCGAGGGCATTGGCCTGCTGCGCACCGAATTCTGCTTCCTGGGCCGCGATACGGAGCCCACCCAGGAGGAGCAGGTCACGGCTTACGGCGCCGTTTTTGCGGCCTTCCCGGGACGGAAAGTGGTGGTTCGCACGCTGGACGCCGGCGCGGACAAGCCGCTCCCGTTCCTGACCGACGCCACGGAGCCCAATCCGGCCCTTGGCGTTCGGGGATTCCGCACGGACCGGTCCTCCCCCGGCGTCCTTGGCCGCCAGCTGGAAGCGATCGCCATTGCCGCCGGCGCCCATGAGGCCGATGTGTGGGTGATGGCGCCGATGATCTCCACCGCCGAGGAAGCCGCAGACTTTGCGGTTCAGTGCACCGGTGCCGGCCTGGCCATGCCCGGCGTGATGATCGAAGTCCCGGCTGCCGCGCTCATGGCCGAGGCCGTCCTCTCCCGGGTCCGCTTCGCGTCGCTGGGCACCAATGACCTCACGCAGTACACCATGGCCGCCGACCGGCAGCTGGGCACCCTGGCCACCCTCAATGACCCGTGGCAACCGGCGGTGCTGCAGTTGATCAGGCGCACCGTCGAGGGCGCGCGGGCAGCGGAAGCAGCTGCCGAACCGGGGCAGGGGGCACCCGTAACCAAAAATGTGGGGGTCTGCGGTGAGGCGGCGGCGGACCCGGCCCTCGCCGTCGTACTGACGGGTCTCGGAGTCAACACACTGTCCATGACGCCAAGGGCGCTGTCTTCCGTGGGAGCCGTGCTGGCCACCGTCTCCCTCCCTGAGGCGCAGGATCTGGCGTCGCTTGCCCTGAGCGCGCACACTGCAGCTGAGGCACGGTCCACGGTGCGCAGCCGGCTTCCCGTCCTTGAGGAGCTGGGACTGTGA
- a CDS encoding PTS fructose transporter subunit IIABC: protein MSDLITPELVTLDQNLGNERSEVIRHLVQQVVSTGRATGFDELYSDAMARESKTATGVPGGIAIPHCRSSAVTQATLVMARINPPVDWGAKDGPADIVFFIAAPEGADQEHLQLLSKLARSLIKKNFTGALRTAASPQEIVDLVDGALGLGPVPESQAPGTASGAANAAPATGASAAGTGGTGAGTTGAQAAGSTTAGAASAGSGGAHSAGAPTSEPTADHGNAGGAGDGGKTHRLVAVTACPTGIAHTYMAADSLAAAAAERGIDLQVETQGSAGSTPLDPSVISNADAVIFATDVDVRDKGRFAGLPVVAGPVKRGIDEPGVMIDEALAAAKDPNSRRVSGGGGGGEERDPQSSGEGEGFGGQLKRALLTGVSYMIPFVAGGGLLIALGFLLGGYELSLSDDDGTLTGDIILDGGTIFDPGEEGLLTYLGAVFWKIGNLSLAFLVPALAGYIAYALADRPGIAPGFTAGSVALFMDTGFIGGLVGGLLAGYIARWVGGWSVPSWMRGLMPVVIIPLVTSLIASGLLILVLGGPISALTLALNDWLAGLSGAAAVVLGIVLGLMMGSDLGGPINKVAYSFAVAGLGAGSFENQAPWQIMAAVMAAGMVPPLGMALATVLDKQQFTMALRENGKAAWLLGAAFISEGAIPFAAADPFRVIPSCMVGGAVAGAICMGTGVTSQAPHGGIFVFFAIGNILMFIVAILAGMVASGLIYVALKRWTAPKRAEEPVIA, encoded by the coding sequence ATGTCGGATCTCATTACGCCGGAGCTGGTAACCCTTGACCAGAATCTGGGGAACGAACGGTCCGAGGTGATCCGCCACCTGGTCCAACAAGTAGTTTCAACGGGCCGCGCCACAGGCTTTGACGAGCTGTATTCGGACGCAATGGCACGGGAATCCAAAACGGCAACCGGCGTTCCCGGGGGTATCGCCATTCCGCATTGCCGGTCCTCCGCAGTCACCCAGGCAACGCTCGTCATGGCCCGCATCAACCCACCGGTGGACTGGGGAGCCAAGGACGGTCCGGCGGACATCGTGTTCTTCATCGCGGCCCCTGAGGGCGCCGACCAGGAACACCTGCAGCTGCTGTCAAAGCTGGCACGGTCATTGATCAAGAAGAACTTCACCGGCGCCTTGCGGACAGCAGCCTCCCCACAGGAGATCGTTGACCTCGTGGACGGAGCCCTGGGGCTGGGCCCCGTACCGGAATCACAGGCACCGGGAACAGCATCGGGGGCCGCGAATGCGGCTCCGGCCACCGGAGCCAGTGCCGCAGGCACTGGCGGCACAGGTGCAGGCACCACAGGCGCTCAAGCCGCCGGCTCGACGACAGCGGGAGCTGCGTCCGCCGGTTCAGGCGGAGCCCACTCAGCGGGAGCACCGACATCGGAGCCCACCGCGGATCACGGCAATGCCGGCGGGGCCGGCGACGGCGGAAAAACTCATCGTTTGGTCGCAGTAACCGCCTGCCCCACGGGCATTGCCCATACCTATATGGCCGCTGATTCCCTGGCAGCCGCAGCCGCCGAACGCGGTATCGATCTCCAGGTGGAGACACAGGGGTCGGCCGGCTCCACGCCCCTGGACCCTTCGGTCATCAGCAACGCCGATGCGGTCATTTTCGCCACCGACGTCGATGTGCGGGACAAGGGCCGGTTTGCCGGCCTGCCGGTGGTGGCCGGCCCGGTGAAGCGGGGCATCGACGAACCGGGCGTCATGATCGACGAGGCCCTCGCTGCTGCCAAGGACCCCAACTCCCGCCGTGTTTCCGGCGGCGGAGGCGGCGGCGAAGAACGGGATCCGCAAAGCAGCGGGGAAGGTGAAGGGTTCGGCGGACAGCTCAAGCGGGCCCTGCTCACCGGTGTCAGCTACATGATTCCGTTTGTGGCCGGCGGCGGTCTGCTCATTGCCCTGGGCTTCCTGCTCGGAGGTTACGAACTCTCTCTGTCCGACGACGACGGCACCCTCACCGGCGACATCATCCTGGACGGCGGCACCATCTTTGATCCGGGGGAAGAGGGCCTGCTGACCTATCTGGGCGCCGTCTTCTGGAAAATCGGCAATCTGTCACTGGCATTCCTGGTTCCGGCGCTGGCCGGATACATTGCCTACGCCCTGGCCGACCGGCCGGGCATCGCCCCCGGTTTCACGGCCGGATCGGTGGCACTGTTTATGGACACCGGCTTCATCGGCGGCCTGGTGGGCGGCCTGCTGGCCGGCTACATTGCCCGGTGGGTGGGCGGCTGGAGTGTACCCAGCTGGATGCGCGGGCTGATGCCGGTGGTGATCATCCCGCTTGTCACCTCCCTGATAGCGTCCGGACTCCTCATCCTGGTCCTGGGCGGGCCCATTTCCGCCCTGACCCTTGCCCTCAATGACTGGCTGGCGGGTCTGAGCGGGGCCGCCGCCGTCGTACTGGGCATAGTCCTGGGACTCATGATGGGCTCCGACCTTGGCGGGCCCATCAACAAAGTGGCCTACTCTTTCGCCGTTGCCGGCCTGGGAGCGGGCAGCTTCGAAAACCAGGCGCCTTGGCAGATCATGGCAGCCGTCATGGCCGCCGGCATGGTGCCGCCGCTGGGCATGGCGCTGGCAACCGTACTGGACAAGCAGCAGTTCACCATGGCGCTTCGGGAGAACGGCAAGGCCGCCTGGCTGCTCGGTGCCGCATTCATCTCCGAAGGCGCCATCCCCTTTGCCGCGGCAGACCCCTTCCGAGTCATTCCGTCCTGCATGGTGGGAGGAGCCGTTGCCGGCGCCATCTGCATGGGCACCGGCGTGACCTCACAGGCGCCGCACGGCGGAATCTTCGTGTTCTTCGCCATCGGCAACATCCTGATGTTCATTGTGGCTATCCTCGCTGGAATGGTGGCATCAGGATTGATCTATGTTGCACTCAAGCGTTGGACGGCGCCCAAGCGCGCAGAGGAGCCCGTCATTGCCTAA
- a CDS encoding 1-phosphofructokinase family hexose kinase codes for MIVTLTVNPSLDRTVELPGTLVRGAVQRAAAISQDPGGKGVNVSHALTASGVESIAVLPGADNDPVMAGLRSAGVSYANLPIAAALRSNITLTEPDGTTTKINVPGPPLDASEQEALISLLLNTCAAGDGGAPASWLVLAGSLPPGASPDLYALVSHAVRRHFGSTAPRIAIDSSGPPLLGALMHDATPDLLKPNAEELAEVTGIGSEDELEADPVLAVVAARSLIARGVGAVLATLGPKGALLITAEGAWQATRPPVEARSTVGAGDSSLAGYLLANVSGAPPAGCLRQAVAHGAAAASLPGTTIPTLAQTDPGAVTVTEIAVPANVSGTEFTRAAPTKEED; via the coding sequence ATGATCGTCACCCTCACCGTCAATCCCAGCTTGGACCGAACCGTCGAGCTGCCCGGGACGCTGGTCCGCGGAGCAGTGCAGCGGGCCGCCGCCATCAGCCAGGACCCCGGAGGAAAAGGCGTCAACGTATCCCACGCCCTGACGGCGTCCGGAGTTGAGTCGATAGCCGTGCTGCCCGGCGCCGACAATGACCCGGTGATGGCCGGGTTGCGCAGTGCAGGTGTCAGCTACGCAAATCTTCCCATCGCGGCCGCCCTGCGGAGCAACATTACGCTGACCGAACCCGACGGAACCACAACCAAGATCAACGTTCCCGGCCCGCCTTTGGACGCATCGGAGCAGGAGGCCCTCATCAGCCTGCTGCTCAACACGTGTGCTGCAGGTGACGGCGGTGCCCCTGCTTCGTGGCTGGTGCTTGCCGGTTCCCTTCCTCCCGGGGCCTCCCCGGACCTGTATGCGCTGGTGTCCCACGCCGTCCGGCGGCACTTCGGGAGCACGGCTCCGCGGATTGCCATCGATTCATCCGGACCTCCGCTCCTCGGAGCACTGATGCATGATGCCACCCCTGACCTGCTCAAACCCAATGCAGAGGAACTGGCCGAAGTAACCGGCATCGGGTCGGAAGATGAGCTGGAGGCGGATCCGGTCCTCGCAGTGGTGGCGGCACGAAGCCTCATTGCCAGGGGCGTCGGGGCCGTCCTGGCGACCCTCGGCCCCAAAGGAGCCCTGCTCATCACGGCGGAAGGTGCCTGGCAGGCGACCCGACCGCCGGTCGAGGCACGGTCCACCGTCGGCGCCGGCGATTCCTCGCTTGCCGGGTACTTGCTCGCCAATGTCAGCGGTGCCCCGCCTGCCGGTTGCCTGCGCCAGGCCGTGGCACATGGCGCGGCGGCGGCATCCCTTCCGGGCACCACCATTCCCACGCTTGCACAGACTGACCCCGGCGCCGTGACCGTGACGGAGATAGCCGTCCCTGCCAACGTATCGGGCACCGAATTCACTCGGGCTGCACCCACCAAGGAGGAAGACTAA
- a CDS encoding alpha/beta hydrolase: MQNVLWSAPAEVRPGTHLLVMLHGYGTDEHSMARLFPSIPAGITSAALRGTFPVGDSHGWFLLDPYLQSDTGAVLEAAAGIFTWLDRVRAEGAFTGVSMLGFSQGMAMATTLLRLRPQGFDAVVGLSGFVAENELLAMAEPLPKPVPYFWGRDRDDWVINEDAIAATRNWLAENTALTARTYPGMGHTVGAEEARDIGIFLRRYVVSKAHADRENKEG, encoded by the coding sequence ATGCAAAACGTCCTGTGGTCTGCCCCGGCCGAAGTCCGTCCGGGCACCCACCTCCTGGTGATGCTGCACGGATACGGAACCGACGAACACAGCATGGCCCGCCTCTTTCCGTCCATCCCGGCGGGAATCACTTCGGCGGCGCTGCGAGGCACCTTTCCCGTGGGGGACAGCCACGGCTGGTTCCTCCTGGATCCGTATCTGCAGTCCGACACCGGTGCAGTTTTGGAGGCCGCGGCAGGGATTTTCACCTGGCTGGACCGGGTCCGCGCTGAGGGGGCGTTCACCGGGGTCTCGATGCTCGGTTTCTCGCAGGGCATGGCGATGGCCACCACCCTGCTGCGGCTGCGGCCGCAGGGGTTCGACGCCGTCGTGGGGCTGTCCGGGTTCGTGGCTGAGAACGAACTGCTGGCCATGGCCGAACCGCTGCCCAAGCCGGTTCCCTACTTCTGGGGGCGGGACCGGGACGACTGGGTGATCAATGAAGACGCCATTGCCGCCACGCGGAATTGGCTGGCGGAGAATACTGCGCTGACCGCCCGCACTTACCCCGGGATGGGGCATACTGTCGGGGCTGAGGAAGCGCGCGATATAGGCATCTTTCTCCGGCGCTATGTAGTGTCCAAGGCCCACGCTGACAGGGAAAACAAAGAGGGCTAA
- a CDS encoding GlsB/YeaQ/YmgE family stress response membrane protein, with product MGFIAFLILGLIAGAIAKAILPGRQGGGWIATLVLGVIGALLGGWIGGAIFGVELEEFFSIQTWLVAIIGSIIVLAIYGFVTRKSSRA from the coding sequence ATGGGTTTCATTGCTTTCCTTATTCTTGGTCTTATCGCCGGTGCAATCGCTAAGGCAATCCTTCCGGGTCGTCAGGGCGGCGGCTGGATCGCTACTCTGGTCCTCGGCGTCATCGGCGCCCTGCTTGGCGGCTGGATTGGCGGCGCCATCTTCGGTGTCGAGCTGGAAGAATTCTTCTCCATCCAGACGTGGCTTGTTGCCATCATCGGCTCCATCATCGTTCTCGCAATCTACGGCTTCGTTACTCGCAAGAGCAGCCGCGCCTAG
- a CDS encoding DUF445 domain-containing protein, which translates to MSLPVLDDAQRAAGLRRMKMVATGLLVVLAVIFVISFALQDRYPWLQYVRAAAEGGMVGALADWFAVTALFKHPMGVKIPHTAIIPRKKDQIGASLGQFVESNFLSEEVITQKLGSMELAQKAGAWLERPESAARVATEGSAAIRGILRVLDDDAVKTVLESMFRRHVVDPPWGPPMGRVAERVFDEGHHHQLVNLVVDSINDWVEANPDVISELVAQRSPSWVPSFVDDLVGDRVQVEVRRFLRAVQEDENHEMRRALDNYLKGLARDLQEDPAVMAKADAIKEQVLDDPRVQQLITQTWATIKNALTTAVDDPDSELTRNFKAAVQDFGHRLATEPELAGKVNTWISDAAGYLVKTYSSDIAGVITETVEHWDAQETSEKIELQVGKDLQFIRINGTVVGSLAGLAIFTVAHAVFG; encoded by the coding sequence ATGAGCCTTCCGGTACTGGACGATGCCCAGCGGGCGGCAGGCCTGCGCCGAATGAAAATGGTGGCGACCGGACTGCTGGTGGTGCTCGCCGTCATCTTCGTCATCTCCTTTGCCCTGCAGGACCGCTATCCCTGGCTGCAGTATGTTCGGGCTGCCGCCGAGGGCGGCATGGTGGGCGCCTTGGCGGACTGGTTTGCGGTCACCGCGCTTTTCAAGCACCCCATGGGCGTGAAGATTCCGCACACGGCGATCATTCCGCGCAAGAAGGACCAGATCGGAGCCTCGCTGGGCCAGTTCGTGGAGAGCAACTTCCTCTCCGAAGAGGTCATCACCCAAAAACTCGGTTCCATGGAACTGGCACAGAAGGCCGGCGCCTGGCTGGAACGGCCGGAGAGCGCCGCCCGCGTGGCTACTGAGGGTTCCGCCGCCATCCGCGGAATCCTGCGGGTGCTGGACGACGACGCCGTCAAAACGGTTTTGGAGTCCATGTTCCGCCGGCACGTGGTGGACCCGCCGTGGGGACCGCCCATGGGCCGGGTGGCGGAACGGGTCTTCGACGAGGGGCACCACCACCAGCTCGTGAATCTGGTGGTGGACAGCATCAACGACTGGGTGGAAGCGAACCCCGATGTCATCTCCGAGCTGGTGGCCCAGCGCTCCCCGTCCTGGGTGCCCTCATTTGTGGATGACCTGGTGGGCGACCGCGTGCAGGTGGAAGTGAGGCGCTTCCTGCGGGCCGTGCAGGAAGACGAGAACCATGAGATGCGCCGGGCCCTGGACAACTACCTCAAGGGACTGGCCCGGGACCTGCAGGAGGATCCCGCCGTCATGGCCAAGGCTGACGCGATCAAGGAACAGGTGCTGGATGATCCCCGGGTCCAGCAGCTCATCACCCAGACATGGGCCACCATCAAGAACGCCCTGACCACTGCCGTGGATGACCCGGACAGTGAGCTGACGCGGAACTTCAAGGCCGCGGTGCAGGACTTCGGGCACCGGCTGGCCACCGAACCTGAGCTCGCGGGCAAGGTCAACACCTGGATTTCCGACGCCGCCGGCTATCTGGTCAAGACCTACAGCAGCGACATTGCCGGCGTGATCACCGAGACCGTAGAGCACTGGGACGCGCAGGAGACATCGGAGAAGATCGAACTCCAGGTGGGTAAGGACCTGCAGTTCATCCGGATCAACGGCACCGTGGTGGGATCCCTGGCAGGGTTGGCCATCTTCACCGTCGCGCACGCGGTCTTCGGCTAG